From the Patescibacteria group bacterium genome, the window TAATCCTTGGCTATCCTTCGCAAATGAGGTCTACGAGTATCGGGACAAGTACTTTGACAATGATTCAACAATCATCTCGGCTGAGTACTACGTCATCGAACCGACGCCCGTCGGTTACAAGTAAACTTTCTTTGGAATCGAGGTCTGCGTCAAAACCAGACCTCCCCCTCCTTAAGCTGGGACAAAAGTGTCGGCATGAGGAGGGAAAAAATATCAAGAAAAGGATAAATACATGAAACGAGTTTGCAACTTCTTATTCAGTCTGGTCTTATGGATTATATCCATTGACCATTGTGACAATTATGCGGGTTGTACTGTATGCCATGCGTATAAAGCGTATGCCAAGCAGCTTCGAACAAAGTAGATTGAACATTAAGAATACTGAGGTCTGCCTAACAACCAGACCTCCCTCTCCTTGAGCCCTGATGAAAATCAAGGTTGAAGGAGAAGAGTAAAACATTAGTACGGAGGTATAAAGATGAAAAAGAAAACATTCGCAATTATTTTTTGGGTGGTCGCTGCTTGCGTCCTCACCTGCGCTGCATATTTGGATTTTACGGATTATGCAGAACGCGAGGATGCCGAAAAGCGAGTACAGGTTTTCCCCGACTCGATTATCTTCGTCGGGAGTAGCAGCACTACTGGGGAAGATTCATTGTTTCTAAAACTACCTGTACGCTACAATCTTGCAGATTCGTCCGGAGCATTTTTGAAGTGCTCTCACGTGCTTGCATGCTGGCTTGCTGATCATCGTTTCAAAGCACGGGTCGCAATGCGGTACAGCGAATGCGATACATACCGTGCCGACGACTCCAATACCATCGTGGTCGCGGAGTACTACTTGGTGGAAAAGAAGTAAAGCTCTTTGGGAATCGAGGTCTGCATCTGTGGACCTCCCTCTCCTCAAGCTGGTAAAAATTATAGGTTTGAGGAGGGGAAAAACTTCGGAGACTCTTCGCTGCACTCAGAGTGACAGGGAAGAGCCAGGGGACTATAGTAGGGCTGGGTCTTTCCTTGGCACGCTGCGTACCTTCGTACGATCTCAGGTTACACGAGCATAAGCTGGAACTCTCTCCCAGCAGATGAACGGATGACCCGGGTATCACTCGCACGGTACCGGCGTGTCAAGCAAGGATCCAAAGGAAAGAAAGAGTTGTTGAATAGGGTGGCGAGTTTGCGTGCTGGCGAGCTGGCGCGTTGGTTTTTTTACACCCAGAGCGGCTTTTCTAAGCCGCGGTGTTAGTTTCCCGGCGTAACCCTTACCGGTTGAAAGCCAGTACGAACGGGGAGCTTGAAAAAAGTTGAGAAAATCAGTACAGTACAGGCACTCTATGTGGCAGAAACTCTGGACCAAGCTCTCCACGACCATTCTGGGTGGGGCAATCGTCATTGGCTTTACCGGCATTATCAGCCGGGTTTTGGGTTTGGTGCGGGATCGGCTCCTGGCTTCTGAGTTTGGTGGTGGTGGCGCGTTGGATACGTACTTTGCCGCTTTCAAACTGCCTGACTTCATCTTCAACATCCTGGTGCTTGGCGCACTTTCCTCCTCTTTCATCCCGGTTTTCGTTGGGTACCTAAAACGAGCCGAGTCAGACCCGCAAGGCAAGGACGATGCCTGGCAAGTGGCGAATTCTATTCTCAACCTCCTGTTGATCGTTTTGGTGGGTTTGGGCATTCTCTTTGCCATTTTTGCGAATCATCTGGTACCGCTCATCGCTCCTGGGTTTACTGGTGAGAAGTTGGAAGAAACTGTCCACCTCACGCGCATCATGCTCCTGGCCATTGTCTTCTTTGGCGCTAGCAATATCGTTTCGGCGATTCTCAATTCTTTCAAACGGTTTTTTGCCTTTGCCTTGGCACCCGTGCTGTACAACCTGGGCATTATCGCAGGTATTCTGTTCTTTGTGCCAAAGTGGGGGATTGCTGGTCTGGCGTATGGCGTGGTGTTGGGTGCAGTTGCGCATTTGGCCATCCAAATTCCTGGCGTTATGAAGCTTGGCTTTCGGTACCGCCGCATTTTATCGTGGAAGCATCCGGGGGTGCAGCGCGTCGGGAAGCTCATGCTGCCTCGGACGTTTGGTCTAGCCGTGAACCAGATTGACCAGCTGGTCAGCACAATTATTGCCACCAGCTTGGCAGCCGGGAGTTTGACGCAATTCAACTTTGCGAACAATTTGCAAAATTTTCCCATCAACGTGTTCGGCGTGTCTTTAGCCATTGCCGTCTTTCCTGCTTTCTCCGAAGCGTTTGCCGCCAAAGACATGGGTGCATTTGTTCGGCATTTTTCGCTCACCGTTCGGCGTTTGCTGGTGGTGATGATTCCGGCGTCAGTGCTGCTGCTTATCCTGCGCGCGCAGATTGTCCGGGTCGTCGTTGGTGCCGAAGCGTTTGACTGGGACGCAACCTACCTCACTGCGCAAGTCCTGGGAGCATTTACCCTGTCGCTATTTGCGCAGGCACTCATTCCCATTCTGGCGCGTTCATTCTACGCTTTGCACGACACAGCCACCCCAGTGAAAGTTGGGATCCTGGCAGTTGCAGTGGATATTGCTGCCGCGCTGATTCTCTCCAAGCACTACGGGATTGTGGGCGTGGCCATCGCCTTCTCCCTATCAAGTTTAGTGAACATGCTACTGCTGTACATTATCCTTCG encodes:
- the murJ gene encoding murein biosynthesis integral membrane protein MurJ produces the protein MWQKLWTKLSTTILGGAIVIGFTGIISRVLGLVRDRLLASEFGGGGALDTYFAAFKLPDFIFNILVLGALSSSFIPVFVGYLKRAESDPQGKDDAWQVANSILNLLLIVLVGLGILFAIFANHLVPLIAPGFTGEKLEETVHLTRIMLLAIVFFGASNIVSAILNSFKRFFAFALAPVLYNLGIIAGILFFVPKWGIAGLAYGVVLGAVAHLAIQIPGVMKLGFRYRRILSWKHPGVQRVGKLMLPRTFGLAVNQIDQLVSTIIATSLAAGSLTQFNFANNLQNFPINVFGVSLAIAVFPAFSEAFAAKDMGAFVRHFSLTVRRLLVVMIPASVLLLILRAQIVRVVVGAEAFDWDATYLTAQVLGAFTLSLFAQALIPILARSFYALHDTATPVKVGILAVAVDIAAALILSKHYGIVGVAIAFSLSSLVNMLLLYIILRVRLGSLDGARIFRSTSRIVIASLLAGIACWSSLRFAALGVDMSRLVGIFLQGLVAGSIGMVVYLIAASVLRVEEVEVFRAWWYRVKKFITNGNGTKAQV